In a single window of the Elaeis guineensis isolate ETL-2024a chromosome 4, EG11, whole genome shotgun sequence genome:
- the LOC140857583 gene encoding LOW QUALITY PROTEIN: L-type lectin-domain containing receptor kinase SIT2-like (The sequence of the model RefSeq protein was modified relative to this genomic sequence to represent the inferred CDS: deleted 1 base in 1 codon), translating into MLNRSRVTHHNMWQITTELPTKKIPILLQMEVKLPFLLVICLLTGITGTKYDEFTYNGFNGSELYLDGVAEITPNGLLRLTNSTKNQQGHAFHKVPLHLKNASDGNVHSFSTCFVCAVPPEYPDVASDGLALVLSPTRELPGALPKQFLGLFNSTNNGNASNHVLAIELDTVLNMEFGDVDSNHVGIDVNGLMSMNAAPAAYFTKKIGEFKNISLISREPMLVWVDYSNQEKKLNVTISPISVPKPSRPLLSSFINLSSVILDTMYIGFSASTGSTLTSHYVLGWSFNINGQAAALNLSSLPSVPLKTHRRKLTPLIIWLSLGVAVLIAITACCIAYIIRRKARYAEVLEEWELEHRTHRFSYKELFKATEGFREENLLGVGGFGRVYKGKLPTSKTEIAVKRISHDSKQGMREFVGEIASNSQLRHRNLVELLGYSRRKGELLLVYDFMSNGSLDKFLYDTNKPTTLSWSQRLKIIRGVVSGLLYLHEEWEQIVVHRDIKASNVLLDGEMNGKLGDFGLSRLYDHGSDPQITHVVGTFGYIAPELTKTGRATTSTDVFAFGVFILEVVCGRRPIMHQESPDLHLVDWVWGSWRNGVILEVIDARLGGDYDVGEVELILKIGLLCSNPVRAARPTMRQVMQLLDGDLSLPEIPKDGMGIAVSSPNHAEELEES; encoded by the exons ATGTTGAATAGATCCAGGGTTACACATCATAATATGTGGCAAATAACCACCGAATTGCCCACAAAGAAAATC CCCATTCTTCTCCAAATGGAGGTAAAACTACCCTTTCTTTTGGTGATATGTCTGCTTACGGGAATCACAGGAACCAAATATGATGAATTCACATACAACGGATTCAATGGGAGTGAGTTATACCTTGATGGCGTAGCAGAGATCACACCCAATGGCCTTCTGCGATTAACCAACAGTACAAAGAACCAGCAAGGACATGCATTCCACAAAGTGCCACTGCATTTGAAGAATGCCTCGGATGGTAACGTTCACTCTTTCTCTACTTGCTTTGTTTGTGCAGTACCCCCCGAATATCCAGATGTGGCTAGCGATGGACTTGCGTTGGTGCTCTCTCCAACCAGGGAGCTCCCTGGGGCTCTACCCAAACAATTCCTAGGTCTCTTCAATTCTACCAACAATGGAAATGCATCAAATCACGTCCTTGCCATTGAGCTAGACACCGTCCTCAATATGGAGTTTGGCGATGTTGACAGCAACCATGTTGGAATTGACGTCAATGGATTAATGTCGATGAACGCAGCACCGGCAGCTTACTTCACCAAGAAAATTGGTGAGTTTAAGAACATCAGCCTTATAAGCAGGGAACCGATGCTGGTGTGGGTAGATTATAGCAATCAAGAGAAGAAGCTAAATGTAACAATATCCCCCATCAGTGTGCCCAAACCAAGCCGTCCATTGTTGTCTTCTTTCATTAATCTGTCTTCGGTAATATTGGACACCATGTATATCGGCTTCTCTGCTTCTACAGGGTCCACGCTAACTTCTCATTATGTTCTGGGCTGGAGCTTTAATATAAATGGGCAAGCGGCTGCCCTCAACCTGTCCAGCCTGCCTTCAGTTCCTCTCAAAACGCATAGAAGAAAACTAACACCTTTGATAATTTGGCTGTCCTTAGGAGTTGCGGTGTTAATAGCTATAACTGCCTGCTGTATTGCTTACAtaataagaagaaaggcaagatatGCCGAAGTTCTGGAAGAGTGGGAGCTAGAACATAGAACTCATAGATTCTCATATAAAGAACTATTCAAGGCTACCGAAGGCTTTCGAGAAGAAAATCTTTTGGGAGTTGGTGGTTTTGGAAGAGTCTACAAAGGCAAGCTACCAACCTCAAAAACCGAAATTGCAGTGAAGAGGATATCTCATGATTCTAAGCAAGGAATGAGGGAGTTTGTTGGGGAGATTGCGAGTAACAGCCAACTCCGTCACCGCAATTTGGTCGAACTTCTTGGCTATAGCCGCAGGAAAGGGGAACTCCTTTTGGTCTATGACTTCATGTCCAATGGAAGTCTTGACAAGTTCCTCTATGATACAAACAAGCCAACAACActtagctggagtcagagactaaAAATTATCAGAGGTGTGGTTTCAGGTTTGCTTTACTTGCATGAAGAGTGGGAGCAGATTGTTGTACACAGAGATATAAAAGCCAGCAATGTCTTACTGGACGGTGAAATGAATGGAAAGTTGGGAGACTTTGGACTATCAAGATTGTATGATCATGGTAGCGATCCCCAAATTACTCATGTGGTGGGAACTTTTGGTTATATTGCTCCAGAGCTCACGAAAACAGGCAGGGCAACTACGAGCACTGATGTCTTCGCCTTCGGGGTTTTCATACTTGAGGTTGTCTGTGGAAGGAGGCCAATAATGCACCAAGAATCACCGGATCTTCATTTGGTGGACTGGGTGTGGGGGAGTTGGAGGAATGGAGTAATTCTAGAGGTTATAGATGCAAGACTGGGAGGTGATTATGATGTGGGGGAAGTGGAACTGATCTTAAAGATTGGATTGCTTTGTTCAAATCCTGTACGTGCAGCTAGACCAACCATGCGCCAAGTGATGCAGTTGTTGGACGGTGATCTTTCGCTTCCCGAAATACCCAAGGATGGGATGGGCATCGCCGTTTCATCACCAAATCATGCTGAAGAATTAGAAGAATCATAA